The genomic region TTTGCATAATAACACGTTGAAACAGTCCCTTGGAGGCAGGCATAGCCATCAACGCTGCGATACTCATGCTGCCTGCCGATTCTCCGAATACCGTGACTTGGTTCGTATCACCGCCAAAAGCAGAGATGTTATCTTTCACCCACTGCAGCGCTGCTACCTGATCCAGCAGACCAACATTCGTGGCAAATGAGTCACCTAGCGGTGCCATATGCATAAATCCGAGTGGTCCAAGTCGGTAGTTGATCGTCACAACGATTAAGTCACCTCGAAGGGCCAACTGTGTACCATCGTATACAGGGAAACTTCCGGAGCCGGCTACAAAGGAACCACCATGAATCCACACCATAACCGGCAGTGGTTTCGCTCCCTTTTCCTTAGGTGTCCAGATGTTCAGATATAGACTATCTTCTGATTCATTCGGGATTCCTGTCACACCTTCTGGTTGATGGTTTCGTGGCTGTATATTCTCAGGTCCAAATTGAGTGGCCTGTCTTATTCCCTCCCATGACTCGGGTTGAACCGGAGCCTGGAACCGTAACTCACCTACTGGGGGTTTAGCATAGGGTATACCCTTCCATACGCTCGCACCATGCAAAAGTTCGCCTTGAACAGTACCGTACTTCGTTACAACTTGAAGTTCTCTCATGCCGCTTCTACTTCCTCTCCATGAATAGGTTAGACTAGCGTTTACGCGTATCGCATGCGTATCACTTTGAGTATAAATCGTAGGTGTACCCATCTACAACTTTACCCAAGCTTATGTACTCACACTACGTTTCACGTGGAACTTTTACGATATTAGTCCAGATAAAATATATATGGTATTTATAGGTAATATTAACTATATATAAGGTCTTTGTAACTTAAATTCACTTAAAAGAAGGTAATTTGCCTATGGGGATATTTAACTATATACTAATACTAGTACTAGAAATTGTATATTAATAATATGAGGATGATTAACATGAGTATCATTGAGAAAAATCTCACAATAGCCATTCCACAGAATTGGAATTGTATGTCTGACTTTCCTCCGCAACAATCAATGAAGTGGAGAAAAGTTTACCAAGAAAACGTTAATACGGAAGCAATACACCAAATTCCTAAAATAGAATTGAAAGAACGATTGCAACAGAATAAAAAGTTGTTGGAGATATTCAGAGTAAATACACGCAGGGTACAGGAACAACTCTTCTACTCGCATCTTTTTTTTCTGACCGATTTAGAAGGGATTATATTGGACCTTATCGGAGAAGAAACGCTTCATAACGGTCTTAAACCTTTAGAGGTTGGTTTAGGAAGCTCAATGGCACTGGATTCAGGAGGAATTAACGCAATTTCAATTGCTCTAGAAACGGGACAAAACGTATTTCTGAAAGGTGATGAGCATCAGCTGTTAATTTTCAAAGACTGGCTATGTCTTTGCTGCCCCATCAAAGTTCAGGGAGATATCATTGCTTATATGAACTTCTCTCGTTCTACACCATTTATATACGACAGTATATTTGCTCTAGTTTCCTCCATAGTGTCCTCTATTGAACTTGAACTTGAGAAAGAATTAAGCAACAACCAGCGAGTACAAGCTTTATTCAATACATACTGTTTTACAAATAGAGAATGTGAAGTTGCTGCGCTGTGGTTACAGAATAAAGGGGCACTTTTTATAAGTGAACAACTTGGAATTACTGAGGGCACGGTTAGGAATTTTGTGAAGAAAATTTATACAAAATGTACAGTAAATGATCGTGGAAGTTTTATGAAAAAGTTTTATTAGGACGTATCTGAGAGCCTATCACTGAGTTAATATAACAGCCACATATAGAAATGATAAGAATTAGCTAAAAATACCGAACGATTTCCTATGAATCTTAACTATTACTTTGTAGATTGCTTCTTCAAAATCCAAACAACTCTACGGGATGGCAACCCATTACGAGGGGTTGGATGACACACTAAAGATAAATAAGCAGTTGCTTAGCTGATTTTTCAGTCAAGCAACTGCTTATTTAATATTAGAAACTCATTTAATTATTAATAATACATACTGTTGAGAGCTGGCCAGTGGTAATTGTTGATATAGGCCAGGTAAATGCTGCCTCTACCTCTTGACCTTTATCGTCTGTGTTATGCGCCAATTTTTGTAATTCTAATACCTCGTTCATTCTTTTCACCTCCTTATTTTAGTAATGTAAATGTATTGATACTTATTTTCCTCAATTCTCTGATACCGCCATGGCTTTCGTTCTTCCCAGGAAATTATCTGTGTTGACAAGTGGTAACCAGTAGAGTGGATTATTTTTGGAAATCCCCAATAATGCTAATATTATCCCTGAACTACCTGTATACACATCATCAGCTAATCTATAAGAAAATTGCCCTGGATATACGTAGTAACTATCTTTTTTGATTATGAAGAGATGAAGTAAATTTAATACATCGGTAAGAATTTGTTCTCGAGCTTCGCTGTGTTCTATCATACAAGGCAATAAAAGAAAGCTGCCAGCACCATCAAACAAGCTACCGCTAATCGTGGAACGAGTCTTTGATAATTTTAATATTGCCTTCATCTCTTCCCCATACAGGTTTAGTCCACTCACATGGTTGAAGAACCATATCGAAATAGCAATTCCAATTGAACCTCCAGAAAGATAGGGCAACAGGCGATTTCTTTGATCAAATGTTTGTAATGCGCCGGACATATCATCTACTTTAGTCTTCATTAGATCTTCTTTAATTAATGACTTAGCCTTTTCCAAATACTCTTTACTGTTGGTAGCTGAATACAGCGCAGAATAAAACAGTGCTACCCCAGATAAGCCATCAATTAAACCTATTTCTACTGTCATCCAGTCATTAACTTTTAATGACGTTTTTTTCTCTTTATTAACATCAATTAACTTAGCAATTTCTTTTGCAAACTGTAAGTATTCTACATTTCCAGTTTCGAGATATACACTAATAACGAACAATCCAATGCCTGAAAGACCTGATCGTAAAGTAATGTTAGTCTCACTAATATTATCTTTTAATACCTTCAATTCATTTAAGACTACATCTGTATAGCCTTGATCATAGAGCATTGCCAATATTCCAGTTCTACCAGTAAGTAATCCATCACCTTCAACTTGTGATAAATTGTCTAACAAAACATTTCCAATCCAATCATTCACTTCTGAAGCACTGGAGTTTACTTTATGGAGTGTGAAAGCAGCACCACTTCCACCAGTTAAAAAGTTGAATTTACCTCCGTTCATCTCATACTGACGAATATCTCCATTAATAAATCGTTCATCTTTTGTAAAATTATCTATAATACCACTGGTTAAATGATTGATTATAGAGGACACGTTAAATTCAATTGTCTCATCTCTTAGACCAAATTCTTGAGGAGTATAGTCTTGATAAAATTGAATTTTATCATCGCATTTTTTTTGTATATCTTTAATGAAACGATAAAACGAACTGCCATAGTTTTTCTTTATCCATCGGAGATGATTACTTTGCAGATACATATCTAAATCTTCTGAAGTTAGGACTGGAAGTGCTAAATACCTGACCAACCTCTTTAATCCATACCAGTCTCTTGCCCCGTTGACTCTCATTTCCTGAGAAAAGAATCCCAATGTAGCCATATTGGGCTTGTTTTCGGAGTTTACAGCCATGGCAGTTTCAAAATCAATGATCCTGACGCTTAAGTCTTCCGTTACCATCACATTCGCTGGTTGTAAATCACCCATTGCTATTCCACTATGATGCATTTCATCTATATGTGATAAAAGTTGTAGCAGTATCTTTTCCACCTTTTTGGCATGGTTGTGCATACCTTCACCATTCTCAAAAAACGGAAAATATCCTGCGAGCCATTGTCTTAAATCTTGCCCTTCAATGAATTCCTCTACCAGAAAATGATGTTCCCATTCTTGGAAATACTCAATTAAATTAACAACACCGGGCACATGTTGAAGCGTTTTTAAAGCATCGTATTCGTTAGTTTGTCTTGCTAAAGCATCTTGATATATCCCATCTAAACCAGCATTGGGCCTAGCTTCCTTAATGATCACTTTCATATTATCGTGCTTTCGATGAGCTAAATATACTCCTCCAGCGTTACTATAACTAAGGGCAGTTTCAATCTTATACCGCTTTAAATTACTTTCCTTGTTTGTTCCTGAATCACTTGTAATGTTGATCGTATTAAGATATTCGTCAAAATCTTTTACAAAGTCAGGGATTTGGTAAAAGGGAGTCCTTTGATCTATGATTAAATTACCTTTCTCATCTCTGATACAATGTTCCCCATGTTCATTAAGAACTTTGCTAAATCCTCCATACCTATAGAACACATTACTACTCTTCCATCTTTTATCACTAAGAATGTAAGGTCCCTTTTTAAACTCCTGAGTTGTTAAAGAAATTAAATCTAACAATTCAATAAACGCTTTATTATTTACAGGATATATTGTTATGAATTTCCCGGAAGTAGCACGATTAGCATTTTTTGAATTCACCTTAACGAAACTCTGTCTATCCTTCAGATGCTTGAATTCAACATTCTTATCTAGGCATAATTGTGCAACCTTATCCAACACGTTCTGCGATTCTTCGAAGGTTGAAGTTATATGAATTTTCCAACCTTGATCGGGTAAAGATATATGTTTAACATGATAATGCTTCCAAACGGACTCACTTGTTGCTATCACAGCATATGTATCAGGAAGCTTATTCATCAGTTCATACTCATTAGAGTTCTCAGTTGATTCTTGTTTACCGTAATATTCAGACTTCGGTTTCAAATATTGATGATAAAGCATGTTACCTTCCATAAAAAAACCTCATTTTTTTTAAAAATTAAACTTCTAGACTTATTGATAATTTGATTATAGGTCAGGATTATTACTTTTCTATATCCAGTACTGGATATAGAAAAGATGTTACATAAAATGATCTAATTTTATTATTTATTATTGTTTGTAACTAAACACCAGCTATTAAAATTTGTATTACAGCACAATGTCTGAATCAGCCTTTCTTTATAAACTATACTTAGGATTTCTCCCTTAAGGTTGTTCTTATATTTTCATTTTTTAGCAACTGCAGAAGTGGAGAGCACACAAGGCTTGAAAGCTGGGTAGAGTAAATATTCTATAATAAGGGAAGTGTTCAACATGAACTTGTTTCGTGAAAGTGAGACCGTCTCTCAACCCTGGATATCTCTCCAAGAGTATTCCGAACAAGAACGGGAACAATGGGATTGCGCTTTTCAAGCGTCAAGATGTAAACACTCAATCTCTAATGTCAGTACCAATACATTTAGGGTAGAACTAAACCGTAAACGAGTGAAACACGCCATTTTGCTACGTGCAACACAAATGGAAATAGACAGCATAAGTACATCCGTTATCCCGCCTCATTTATTTATATTGGCAGACGATGAAGGAATGTCTTTGCAATTATATGCTTCTTCCCAGCATTTAAATCAATTGAAAGAGCATTACATAATACCTGGTACGTATTTTAGTATGAAAAATTTAGGAATAAATGCTATTTCAATTGCAATGGAATCTGGAAAAACTGCAGTAGTCAAAGGGAACGAACATAGCCACAAATTATTTTCCTCTTGGTCCTCCATTTGTGCCCCCATCCGAGCCGAGGGAAAAATTCTTGGTTATTTGGGTATGTCCTTTGATTCAGCTGAAGATGTGATCTTTGCCGTACCGCTACTTGAAAAGATTATACGTAATATTGAGGAGTGCCGGGATTGGATGGACCCTAGTGCGCGAAAGAAAAGAATCAACCGGAAGTTGGAAGACTTTCGATTGACTAATCGTGAAATAGAGGTAGCTTACTATTGGCTGGAAGGCCACAGCCGTTCAAAAATTGCGCAAATGCTTAATATCTCTGAGGAAACCGTTCGATTTCATGTGAAACATATTTATGAAAAGGTAGAGGTAAAGCATCAGGTCGACTTTGTTAAAAAAATAATTCTATCTAAAATTGATTAAAGTGAATAATCCACCCAGGGCCAAAAAAGTCGTTCCAAAATGTTTTCCACCCTCAGGTAATTACGTGACACTAAAAACTACCCTAAAGGGTAGTTATCAAAGAGCTCCAAATCAACTAAAATATTACTTAAAGTACAAAGCGAGCTGAACACCGTTTCTTGTGACAGAAACGACGTCTTCAGGCTCGATATTATTCTAGCCTCCCACGGTGGTGGATGTATAGCATAAATGCATTTTTAGTTGAAGGGAACTAGACTTACATATGAGAATAATCGAAATAGAAAAAGAGTTTAAAATTGAGAATGTACTGTCTCTGAGAAAGAAAATGACTCAAGCAGACATACAACAGGAAATGATGAATATTGGTAAATTCCTTGAGCAAAATGACTTAAAAAAAAATGGCCCCCTTGTGACTGTTACCTTTGCAATTGAGCAATCAAACGAACAGCCACTATTAGATACGGAGATTTTGGTTCCACTAGATCAGCCTACGAAATTATATGGAGAATATAATTTCAAAAATGTTTTTCATCTAATGAACGCAGTTTATGCTAGGCATGAGGGTAACCCAAATACCTTACAGGATACATACAACGAGTTAAATCAATATATTAACCAGAAGGGTCTGCAACCGATAACAGCAGCTTACAATGTGAATGTTGTTGACTTACAGCCGGGGCAATCCATGGATAATATGATTGTAGATGTTTATATAGGAGTTAACCCATCAATTTTATAGTTGATGATTTTATCTGTATTACTTGATGCATAGTGCTAGCCTATGTATCATGCATACAGTTGAAATACATAAATGAATTATCACTAAAGGAGGATTACGAATGACAAATGCAATGAATATAAATAATCATTTTATTGAATTAACAAGTGAAGAAATGATGTTTGTAGAAGGCGGAAGTGTTGGGAAAGCCCTTGCGGGGGCAGCAGGAGCTATCTTGATTGGAGCTGCTCCAGTTGTCGGTATACTTGCAGGGATTGGTGGTAGCGTTGCTACGCCAGTTGCTGGAGTAGCAGCAGGTATTGGGGCAGCATCCGCCATGGTATCATCAGGTTCATATTTGCTAGATTATGCTACAAAAAAATAATTTAAATGAGAAGGGGTAACAAAATGGAATTATCTATTTCCCACGGTTTTGTTGAATTAAATGAATCTGTATTGTCCGAAATAAATGCAGGTGGTGTTTGGGGTGTAATCGGTGGTGTAGCTGAGGTAGTTGCTGGAGTTGCTGGAGTAGTTGGGGGAGTAGCAGCTATGGCTGTTCCGGAACCTACAACAGCAACTAAATTCGCAGGAGCAGCAGCTATATCACTTGGTGTAGCGGCTGTCGGTTCAGGTATTGCTAGTATTGCATCAAACTGGAAATAAATAATTTGATATGTTTTTATGCAAGAAGGAATTTTAATAAAAATGCCTTCTTGCATGATTTTTTAGGAGGTCATGAATATAATGGGGAAAAAAATTAAATCTTTAAGAGTTTCTCTGCTATTATCTATTCTATGTACTATTACATCGGGAATTAACTATTTAACCACTAAATTGCCTATAGTTGGAATAATGTTTATTGTTATTACAATTGCTCTTATTATTCAAGTTGTTGCTTATACAACAGAAATGAAAAATATTAAAAAATCATAGAGTGAAACAACGATTAAACAAGGGCATGTCAGGAGTTGCGGCGTTGCCTATTTTTGCTGTCTCTCTCTATACAAGCATTACGGTTTGTATAGAATATCAGAAACAACGGGGTTTGAAAATCAGGGACAATTACTCAAGTTTGATTAAAGCTCCCGAATAGTAGCTTGTTTTACTACTAAATTAAGCATCTCTTTTTACTCCATTTATGCATGCCCGTGTGTTAGTCTATAATACGCCCCTAGAAGTTTTCGTTAAAATTCATAAGTTATTTTCGCTAACTTAAAAGAGAATATAATGGGAGTGTTTTTCCCACCTATTAATACCGCAGCGATACATGTTGACGGTATATTTTGTATTCTATGGTCTCTAACAACCTGAAAAGTGATGTCAATTTACACAAATACTCTGCGAATTGTTTATATTAAATGTATTGTACGTACATATGCTCAATTTAGATAATGAAGCTACAATATCCTATACAGGATATTTTATTAATAGTAGAAATATATAAAATATAGAGGATAGGTGATATATCCAATACACAGATCAAGCTTGGCTGCTATTGGTAATTTGATATAAGCTACTTATTGAGGAGAATCTCTCCCCTATATTAATAGAAACATGAATAATAATGAATATGCACAATTAGCGTTTATATTACATATCCATTCTAGATACATTATTTTTATTTGATCAATTCACATTTCTATGGAGGTTACATGTCTTTATTTAGAGTACGATATACAGTTCAAAAACAATATGATGAAAAAGACTGCGGTGCAGCATGTTTAGCAACCATCTCTCGACATTATGGACTAAAAATCCCCCTTACACGAATTAGAGAAACTGCCGGTACAGATAAATACGGAACTAACGCGTTAGGCTTAATTAAAGCTGCTGAACAACTAGGATTTTCAGCAAAAGGTGTCAAGGGTAGTCAAGATTCGTTCTTTAGTGACTTCCCACTCCCTTGTATTGCCCATGTAGTTATCGATCAGAAGCTTCTCCATTATATAGTCATACATAAAATTACAAAGAAAAAAGTAATTATAGCTGACCCGGCAAAGGGGATTGTAAAGTATAGTCCTGAAGAGTTTTTTAAAATATGGACAGGCATCCTTATTTTTATGGTTCCGACCGCACAATTTCAGAAGAAAGATGAAACGCAGGGTGCTTTATCACGTTTCTTCACCCTATTACTCCCACAGAAGCGAATGTTGTTTGGGATCTTTTTTGCGTCATTGCTATATACGACTCTAGGCATCCTAGGCGCATTTTACTTTAAGTTCTTACTTGATTCAATCGTTCCTTATAGGCTAGAGCAGACCTTACAATGGATTTCAATCGGTGTTATTATTCTGACCCTACTACAGACATTATTAAATGCTTTTAGAAGTCATTTATTATTATATTTAAGCCAAAAGCTCGACATCTCCTTAATACTTGGATACTACTACCATGTACTGAGATTACCTCTCTCTTTTTTCGAAACCCGTAAAACAGGCGAAATTATCTCACGACTTATGGATGCATCCAAGGTTAGAGACGCAATATCCAGTGCAGCTCTGACCATTATGATTGATTCTCTGATGGTAATTGCAGGAGGTATTATCCTATATACTCAGAACTCTTTCCTCTTTGGTATAACGGCAATTATGATACCACTCTATGCGCTAATTGTCTGGGGTTTCCATCGCACATTCGAGAGGCAAAACCGTGAGCAGATGGAACAGAATGCAGAACTTACTTCATACATTGTCGAATCAGTCAACGGTATTGAGACTCTTAAAGCTTATCAGGCTGAAAGAGAAGCTAACTTGGAAACCGAAAAGAAATTCACTAAATTATTGCGTACTTTCTTTAAATTTGGTTTTTCCAACAACTTTCAGTCCACTTTGAAAGGTGCTCTTCAGGGAGTCAGCGGGATTGTTATCCTTTGGATTGGAGCTAACGAAGTCTTAAAGGGACAATTAACGATGGGACAACTGATTACATTTAATGCTTTGCTTGCATACTTTATAAATCCGATTTTAAACCTGATCAACCTACAATCTTCACTACAAACGGCTGTTGTTGCCGCAGATCGGCTAACTGAAATTATGGATTTGGAACCTGAAAAAAAAGAGTCAGATGAAAGCAATATTAAACCAGCGTCACTAAAGGGATCTATCGACTTCAAAGATGTGCATTTCCGATATGGAACAAGACAATCCATCCTGAATGGTGTTGATCTACATGTCGACAGAGGAGAAAAGGTTGCGCTAGTAGGAGAGAGTGGTTCTGGTAAGACAACCCTCGTTAAACTATTACTTCGTTTCTATGAGGCGGAAAAGGGAGAGCTATTGATTTCTGAAAATAATATAAAAGACATATCTATTGAGTCGCTTCGACAGAAGATAAGTTATATCCCACAACAGACATTTTTCTTCAGCGGTACGATTAGAGATAACCTTGCCATGGGAGCAACATCCGAGATTGAAATGGATGAAATTATCGAGGCAACTAAGCAAGCAAGTGCTCATGATTTTATTAATCAATTACCTATGCGGTATCAGACCAATCTTGAGGAGAATGCATCCAATCTATCAGGAGGACAACGTCAACGATTGGCTTTGGCACGCGCATTACTTACCAAACCTGACATTCTGATTTTGGATGAGGCAACCAGTAATTTGGATACCACTACGGAAAAAGCCGTTTCGGATACGATACACAGCCTGGATGATATGACGATGATTATTATTGCTCACCGCTTGAGTACGGTTATGCGTTGTGATCGGATCTTTGTAATGGACAAAGGTACTGTGGTAGAGGCCGGAACACATGATCAGCTGCTACAACAGCGAGGGAGATATTTCGAGCTTTGGAAAGATCAGTTACCTGGAATAGATACGGAAACTGTACAAGAAGAGAATCGTACTCTGCCTAAGCTGGAACACACGGGGGCGATGGTATGAGTCTTAAACTTCTAAATCCTGAAGAGTTGAGAGACAGCAGGGAAATGTTGGAGAAGAGATCTCCTGCATTTATTACCTGGTTTCTTCTAATACTGACGTTAATATTAGTCATTGCTTTTATCTGGAGCTGGAAAGCTCAGATTGATGTAGTTGTTAAAGCTCCCGGAGTAGTGAAACCTAATGAGAAGATATCCAAAATTGTTAATAAGGCTACAGGAAGTGTTTCAAAAATATATGTACAACAGGGACAACGAGTTCAGGCTGGTGATAAGCTATTTTCTATTCAGACAGGAACTCTTAAAAGCGATAAAAATCGTTTGCAAAATGATTATAAGGAAACAGAGCAGAGATTAGCTGGACTTGAACAACTCTCTACAGCACTTTCGTCAGGTAATGATACAATGAAGTCAAACAAGACAGCAAATGCTCTACTGGGCAATGATAATCCAGTACAAAACAAGTTAGAATTGGATATTTCCAAAACGATTGCTGATCAGGTTGAAACGGATAAAACCATTGCAAATAAACGTCTCCTGCTCAAAAGTCTTAATTACGGAAGAAATTATTTAACCTCTGGTTCCGTGGAATATGAACGATATGAGAACTATAGCCTAAAGGTATCTCAGAATACATTGGCTGAAACACAAATTCAGGAAGAGTACAAACGAGCGATCTTTAACAGTGATGAACTCACCACTACTGCGGCTATAGAAAAACTAAAAACGAACAAGCTACAAATGGAAACTAATCAAAGTGAATTTCGATACACAATACAGTCCGAGTTAGAAGATGCACTGAAACAAAAACAAACGCTGAAAAAACAAGAATCTGACTTGTACGTTCAGTTGCAGGATAGCATTGATGAGTTACGAAAACGGAAAAAGGAACTCTATAGCCAAATTAATACAATTCGTTCCAATCTGGATAAATATACGGCCACAGCACCTACCTCAGGAGTTATCAATACCATAAACGAAGTAGGTGAAGGACAGCTTATCCAGGAAGGATTGCAAGTCATGGATGTCGTTCCCGTAAACAATACGATCTATTCCATTCAAATTGCTATGAATCACCAAGATATTGGAAGAATACATGAAGGAGATCCTGTGCGTTTTCATTTTGCCGCCTTCCCCTTAGAAGAGTACGGTTCTGTCCTTGGCAAAATAGATTCCATTAGTAGCGATGCTTTAGTAAACCCTCAAGATGGTTCCACTTATTACGTGGTGGAGGCCTCTCTTGAATCAATACAACTAAAAGATGCCCTTGGTCAGCAGGAACAGATCAAATCAGGTATGCAAACGGAAGCTCATATTATAACGGAGCAGAAGTCAGCACTACAATGGCTCTTAGAGAAAATGGATTTTTGGACTAAATAACTTAATAAAAGAGCCGCCCTTCTGAGCGACTCATCGGGACTATCGAGAATATCTCGATAGTCTTATTTACTTATTCAACTAATATCTTTATTTAACTACCCTTCACAGGGTAACTTACCGTAAACGCAGCACCCTCGATCCATTCGCCCGTAACAAAGTTCCGCCCCTTCACAACCACTCGATCCCTATAAATCTCCACATGAAGCCCTTCGCTGCCTTCCAGATGTTCATCCTGATCCGTCCATAGATAACCTACAGACGACGCATTGAACATGGTTGGCATGTGGCCTGCACCATCGTACATCGTATGCTGTGCCTCCAATTGCCAATGGGTATGGCCCGAGAAGAGAATTGCTTGCGGGTATTTAGCCAGAACGGCCTTGAGTTCCGCATCCTGATTTACACCATACCAGCCTTGTTCCTTCAACGACCCCGCTACCGTATCCATAAGCGGCTGGTGCAAGAAGAGAAAGATGGGTTGATTCGGCGTTGCTCGCTCAGACAATTTCGACTCTAGCCACTCCAACTGTTCAGCCGACATATCACAATCCTTCGGATGAGGTTGCTCGGTGCCCAGGAAAATATAATGATACCCGTCAATC from Paenibacillus sp. FSL R5-0341 harbors:
- a CDS encoding LuxR C-terminal-related transcriptional regulator, coding for MSIIEKNLTIAIPQNWNCMSDFPPQQSMKWRKVYQENVNTEAIHQIPKIELKERLQQNKKLLEIFRVNTRRVQEQLFYSHLFFLTDLEGIILDLIGEETLHNGLKPLEVGLGSSMALDSGGINAISIALETGQNVFLKGDEHQLLIFKDWLCLCCPIKVQGDIIAYMNFSRSTPFIYDSIFALVSSIVSSIELELEKELSNNQRVQALFNTYCFTNRECEVAALWLQNKGALFISEQLGITEGTVRNFVKKIYTKCTVNDRGSFMKKFY
- a CDS encoding class III lanthipeptide, with amino-acid sequence MNEVLELQKLAHNTDDKGQEVEAAFTWPISTITTGQLSTVCIINN
- the lanKC gene encoding class III lanthionine synthetase LanKC gives rise to the protein MEGNMLYHQYLKPKSEYYGKQESTENSNEYELMNKLPDTYAVIATSESVWKHYHVKHISLPDQGWKIHITSTFEESQNVLDKVAQLCLDKNVEFKHLKDRQSFVKVNSKNANRATSGKFITIYPVNNKAFIELLDLISLTTQEFKKGPYILSDKRWKSSNVFYRYGGFSKVLNEHGEHCIRDEKGNLIIDQRTPFYQIPDFVKDFDEYLNTINITSDSGTNKESNLKRYKIETALSYSNAGGVYLAHRKHDNMKVIIKEARPNAGLDGIYQDALARQTNEYDALKTLQHVPGVVNLIEYFQEWEHHFLVEEFIEGQDLRQWLAGYFPFFENGEGMHNHAKKVEKILLQLLSHIDEMHHSGIAMGDLQPANVMVTEDLSVRIIDFETAMAVNSENKPNMATLGFFSQEMRVNGARDWYGLKRLVRYLALPVLTSEDLDMYLQSNHLRWIKKNYGSSFYRFIKDIQKKCDDKIQFYQDYTPQEFGLRDETIEFNVSSIINHLTSGIIDNFTKDERFINGDIRQYEMNGGKFNFLTGGSGAAFTLHKVNSSASEVNDWIGNVLLDNLSQVEGDGLLTGRTGILAMLYDQGYTDVVLNELKVLKDNISETNITLRSGLSGIGLFVISVYLETGNVEYLQFAKEIAKLIDVNKEKKTSLKVNDWMTVEIGLIDGLSGVALFYSALYSATNSKEYLEKAKSLIKEDLMKTKVDDMSGALQTFDQRNRLLPYLSGGSIGIAISIWFFNHVSGLNLYGEEMKAILKLSKTRSTISGSLFDGAGSFLLLPCMIEHSEAREQILTDVLNLLHLFIIKKDSYYVYPGQFSYRLADDVYTGSSGIILALLGISKNNPLYWLPLVNTDNFLGRTKAMAVSEN
- a CDS encoding LuxR C-terminal-related transcriptional regulator, with amino-acid sequence MNLFRESETVSQPWISLQEYSEQEREQWDCAFQASRCKHSISNVSTNTFRVELNRKRVKHAILLRATQMEIDSISTSVIPPHLFILADDEGMSLQLYASSQHLNQLKEHYIIPGTYFSMKNLGINAISIAMESGKTAVVKGNEHSHKLFSSWSSICAPIRAEGKILGYLGMSFDSAEDVIFAVPLLEKIIRNIEECRDWMDPSARKKRINRKLEDFRLTNREIEVAYYWLEGHSRSKIAQMLNISEETVRFHVKHIYEKVEVKHQVDFVKKIILSKID
- a CDS encoding GyrI-like domain-containing protein encodes the protein MRIIEIEKEFKIENVLSLRKKMTQADIQQEMMNIGKFLEQNDLKKNGPLVTVTFAIEQSNEQPLLDTEILVPLDQPTKLYGEYNFKNVFHLMNAVYARHEGNPNTLQDTYNELNQYINQKGLQPITAAYNVNVVDLQPGQSMDNMIVDVYIGVNPSIL
- a CDS encoding peptidase domain-containing ABC transporter: MSLFRVRYTVQKQYDEKDCGAACLATISRHYGLKIPLTRIRETAGTDKYGTNALGLIKAAEQLGFSAKGVKGSQDSFFSDFPLPCIAHVVIDQKLLHYIVIHKITKKKVIIADPAKGIVKYSPEEFFKIWTGILIFMVPTAQFQKKDETQGALSRFFTLLLPQKRMLFGIFFASLLYTTLGILGAFYFKFLLDSIVPYRLEQTLQWISIGVIILTLLQTLLNAFRSHLLLYLSQKLDISLILGYYYHVLRLPLSFFETRKTGEIISRLMDASKVRDAISSAALTIMIDSLMVIAGGIILYTQNSFLFGITAIMIPLYALIVWGFHRTFERQNREQMEQNAELTSYIVESVNGIETLKAYQAEREANLETEKKFTKLLRTFFKFGFSNNFQSTLKGALQGVSGIVILWIGANEVLKGQLTMGQLITFNALLAYFINPILNLINLQSSLQTAVVAADRLTEIMDLEPEKKESDESNIKPASLKGSIDFKDVHFRYGTRQSILNGVDLHVDRGEKVALVGESGSGKTTLVKLLLRFYEAEKGELLISENNIKDISIESLRQKISYIPQQTFFFSGTIRDNLAMGATSEIEMDEIIEATKQASAHDFINQLPMRYQTNLEENASNLSGGQRQRLALARALLTKPDILILDEATSNLDTTTEKAVSDTIHSLDDMTMIIIAHRLSTVMRCDRIFVMDKGTVVEAGTHDQLLQQRGRYFELWKDQLPGIDTETVQEENRTLPKLEHTGAMV
- a CDS encoding HlyD family efflux transporter periplasmic adaptor subunit, which codes for MSLKLLNPEELRDSREMLEKRSPAFITWFLLILTLILVIAFIWSWKAQIDVVVKAPGVVKPNEKISKIVNKATGSVSKIYVQQGQRVQAGDKLFSIQTGTLKSDKNRLQNDYKETEQRLAGLEQLSTALSSGNDTMKSNKTANALLGNDNPVQNKLELDISKTIADQVETDKTIANKRLLLKSLNYGRNYLTSGSVEYERYENYSLKVSQNTLAETQIQEEYKRAIFNSDELTTTAAIEKLKTNKLQMETNQSEFRYTIQSELEDALKQKQTLKKQESDLYVQLQDSIDELRKRKKELYSQINTIRSNLDKYTATAPTSGVINTINEVGEGQLIQEGLQVMDVVPVNNTIYSIQIAMNHQDIGRIHEGDPVRFHFAAFPLEEYGSVLGKIDSISSDALVNPQDGSTYYVVEASLESIQLKDALGQQEQIKSGMQTEAHIITEQKSALQWLLEKMDFWTK